From the genome of Phreatobacter cathodiphilus, one region includes:
- the accC gene encoding acetyl-CoA carboxylase biotin carboxylase subunit — protein sequence MFNKVLIANRGEIALRVLRACKELDIATVAVHSTADADSMHVKLADESVCIGPPSARESYLHIPSLLAACEITGADAVHPGYGFLSENARFADILESHGITFIGPKAEHIRIMGDKIEAKRTAKRLGIPTVPGSEGGISDDEEARAVAKEIGFPVIIKAAAGGGGRGMKVARSADELEVALQTAKTEAKAAFGDDAVYIEKYLGKPRHIEIQILGDGQGNAIHLGERDCSLQRRHQKVWEEGPSPVITPEQRAEIGGVCARAMADMGYVGAGTIEFLYEDGQFFFIEMNTRIQVEHPVTEMITGVDLVNEQIRIAAGQKLSLKQSDIVVEGHAIECRVNAENPATFRPSPGKLNLLHPPGGIGVRVDSHAYQGYTIPPYYDSLVGKLIVHGRTRTECLARLRRALDEFVVDGIETTLPLFRTLVRNPSIIAGNYDIHWLEKFLAGEAAKNA from the coding sequence ATGTTCAACAAGGTGCTGATCGCCAATCGCGGTGAGATCGCGCTGCGCGTCCTGCGCGCGTGCAAGGAACTCGACATCGCCACCGTCGCCGTCCACTCGACGGCCGACGCCGATTCCATGCACGTGAAGCTCGCCGACGAGAGCGTCTGCATTGGCCCGCCCTCGGCGCGCGAGAGCTATCTCCACATCCCCTCGCTGCTGGCGGCCTGCGAGATCACCGGCGCCGACGCGGTGCATCCGGGCTACGGCTTCCTGTCGGAGAACGCCCGCTTCGCCGACATCCTGGAGAGCCACGGCATCACCTTCATCGGCCCCAAGGCCGAGCACATCCGCATCATGGGCGACAAGATCGAGGCCAAGCGGACGGCCAAGCGCCTGGGCATCCCGACGGTCCCGGGCTCCGAGGGCGGCATTTCCGACGACGAGGAGGCCCGCGCGGTCGCCAAGGAGATCGGCTTCCCCGTGATCATCAAGGCGGCGGCCGGCGGCGGCGGACGCGGCATGAAGGTGGCGCGCTCGGCCGACGAGCTCGAGGTGGCGCTGCAGACCGCCAAGACCGAGGCCAAAGCCGCCTTCGGCGACGACGCCGTCTATATCGAGAAATATCTCGGCAAGCCGCGGCACATCGAGATCCAGATCCTCGGCGACGGCCAGGGCAACGCCATCCATCTGGGCGAGCGCGACTGCTCGCTGCAGCGCCGCCACCAGAAGGTGTGGGAGGAAGGTCCCTCCCCGGTGATCACACCGGAACAGCGCGCCGAGATCGGCGGCGTCTGCGCCCGCGCCATGGCCGACATGGGCTATGTCGGGGCCGGCACCATCGAGTTCCTCTACGAGGACGGCCAGTTCTTCTTCATCGAGATGAACACCCGCATCCAGGTCGAGCATCCGGTCACCGAGATGATCACCGGCGTCGACCTCGTCAACGAGCAGATTCGCATCGCCGCGGGGCAGAAGCTGTCGCTGAAGCAGTCGGACATCGTCGTCGAGGGCCACGCCATCGAATGCCGGGTCAATGCCGAGAACCCGGCGACCTTCCGTCCCTCGCCGGGCAAGCTCAACCTGTTGCACCCGCCCGGCGGCATCGGCGTGCGCGTCGACAGCCACGCCTACCAGGGCTACACGATCCCGCCCTATTACGACTCGCTGGTCGGCAAGCTCATCGTCCACGGACGCACCCGCACCGAGTGCCTGGCGCGCCTGCGCCGTGCGCTCGACGAGTTCGTGGTGGACGGCATCGAGACGACGCTGCCGCTGTTCCGCACCCTCGTGCGCAACCCCTCGATCATCGCCGGCAACTACGACATCCACTGGCTGGAGAAATTCTTGGCCGGCGAGGCGGCGAAGAACGCCTGA
- the accB gene encoding acetyl-CoA carboxylase biotin carboxyl carrier protein, with protein MLKGKSSIDTAMIRELAQVLADTDLTEIEIELEALKIRVARQVTVHATVAAPAPVAAAPAPLAAPAPTLAAPAAAAGDDPRKHPGVVPSPMVGTAYRRPSPDAKPLVEVGQSVKEGERLCLIEAMKTFNDIVAPRSGTVTRILFEDGRPVEYGEPLMIIE; from the coding sequence ATGCTCAAAGGCAAATCTTCCATCGACACGGCGATGATCCGCGAACTGGCGCAGGTCCTGGCCGACACCGACCTCACCGAGATCGAGATCGAGCTCGAGGCCCTGAAAATCCGCGTCGCCCGCCAGGTCACCGTCCATGCGACCGTGGCCGCGCCGGCCCCGGTCGCCGCAGCACCGGCCCCCCTCGCCGCCCCCGCACCGACGCTGGCGGCCCCCGCCGCCGCCGCGGGCGACGACCCGCGCAAGCATCCCGGCGTGGTGCCTTCGCCCATGGTCGGCACTGCCTACCGTCGTCCCTCGCCCGACGCCAAGCCCCTGGTCGAGGTCGGCCAGAGCGTCAAGGAGGGCGAGCGTCTCTGCCTGATCGAGGCGATGAAGACCTTCAACGACATCGTCGCGCCGCGTTCCGGCACGGTGACGCGCATCCTGTTCGAAGACGGCCGGCCGGTGGAATACGGCGAGCCGCTGATGATCATCGAATGA
- the aroQ gene encoding type II 3-dehydroquinate dehydratase yields the protein MSTVLVLNGPNLNLLGTREPAIYGSTTLADVEALCRTEAEKHGLDVDFRQSNHEGVLVDWIHEAGRAHAAGTLKGVVFNAGAYTHTSLALADATRGTGIPLIEVHITNVHAREAVRHHSFLSPVARGIIVGLGPMGYALAIAAVAALPAKA from the coding sequence ATGAGCACCGTCCTCGTCCTCAACGGCCCCAACCTCAATCTGCTCGGCACCCGCGAGCCGGCGATCTACGGATCGACGACGCTGGCCGACGTGGAGGCGCTGTGCCGTACCGAGGCCGAGAAGCACGGTCTCGACGTCGACTTCCGCCAGTCCAACCACGAGGGCGTCCTCGTCGACTGGATCCACGAGGCGGGCCGCGCCCATGCGGCGGGCACCCTGAAGGGCGTCGTCTTCAATGCCGGCGCCTATACCCACACCTCGCTGGCGCTCGCCGACGCGACCCGCGGCACCGGCATTCCGCTGATCGAGGTGCACATCACCAATGTCCACGCCCGCGAGGCCGTGCGGCATCACTCCTTCCTGTCACCCGTCGCGCGCGGCATCATCGTGGGGCTCGGCCCCATGGGATATGCGCTCGCCATCGCCGCCGTCGCGGCGCTTCCGGCCAAGGCGTGA